The Leishmania panamensis strain MHOM/PA/94/PSC-1 chromosome 23 sequence DNA window GGAAAGCAAGCCGGTAGTAGGCGGGAGAGGCACTGGCGGCAGAgcgggggaaagaggggagcagTGAAGGACTGGTGAGGGTTTCTTTATGCGTGTCTTTCTCGCTCCCAACTCCCACCGAGTCTGCTCGCTTCTCACACCTCTCTCATTCGTCCTTGGTGCGGCGCATGGacgcgggtgtgtgtgatggTGTGCGCTGAACGGAGTGAAGGTGTCGGCGCagctctcccctcctcctccgtatACTACCTTTGTCTCTCGTTCTTTCGCTGCGGTGTCTGGTGATGCTGGTAATGGTTGTAGTTGGGTAGAGCCGCCCCaatctctctccccctctcgctgtgtgtTGGTGGGTGactggtgtgcgcgtgcgtgcgtgtgtgtgtgtctctctctcctcggtAGGTTGTCTATGTTGTTgattttttcccccttcagGCGATTTTTCTCGCCTGTTGCCGTGCAGCGCTCCTtccctctgccccctcctctccatcccTATCTCGTTGTCATCGCAGCCCGCGCGGCTATGCGAATGTGCGTTTGTTTGAGTGGTGTCCTCTCGTCATCACGAGCGTCTGACGACATGTAGCAAATCTGCAAAGGTTGAGTAGTGCGTCGCTAATGCGCCTCCGCCGGTTGGCAAAGGCAGCGGGTGAAATTAGCCCATCCTCCACGACGCCGATACGCGGTTCCGCTCTGCCCGGAGGGGTTGGAGTCGTtccgtcctcctctctcaaTACTTTCGCACCCTCAGCGCTAGTGTACCTCATCACTGGACAGGTGCGAAGATGGAAGGGGGAGCTGCCATGCGTTCACCAATGACACACACGTACTACTTCACACTCTTTCCGCTGCCTTCATTTTCTTAGCACCCTCACCAACTTCTCCCCCAACAGTCGTGGATGCCACTCCCAGTGTATCCCTGCCTGTGATACGGTAGCAGCACTCTCGAAAAAAACTGCACTTCTGCCCAgaccacccccttcccccaacAACTCACCTTTGCCTACGTGCAGAGTCGTGCGGAAACGCGAGTCCTACCTGCAGTAGCGTAGATTGAGAGCGAGTTCGTTGCTGCGCTGTTGAGGAGACATGTCTGAAGGTGCAGTGCGGCAACTTTCCATTCCAGCCTCTTGGGTGCACACAGACTTACAGAAGCTACGACTTCGACTTGAGAGGGTCGCTGTGACAGTGCAGAtcaaggagctggaggatcATCGACGGTATGTGGAGTCGCAGGTTGGCGCCGTAGAGCGACGCACGAGCCGCCAACGCTTTCGTATAGAGCAGCTGACTAAGGAGCTGCAGAGCCTGACGGCAGAGCTGGCGCCAGAACTGACACTCCTCGAAGAGGGCCATCACATTGCAGAGGGGATGCGGAACCAGCTCCACTACCAGAAGATGATTAGTCGAGCTTACTCTTCCTACAGCGGTGAAGTCACTGGTTTATCGCCTACAAGTAGCGTAGGCACAGTGGATCTACGGATTTCCATGGTCTGCCCCCTGTCTGTGCAggggctctctctccttccccgcTGCGTTGCCAACGCTGCTCCACCGAAGGCCGCGGATGTGGATGCGTTTCTATGGCGTTATGCCCCGCTCTTTCAGtggagtgaggaggagcaagcGGTAAAgccgcccttcttcttcgatGAGCCCTGCCTCATGGAGCGTGGAACTGATGGGAGTCTGAGCGCGTCCGAGGAGAGTGGCGTCTTTGGCGCAGTAGTGTGCCGCAACGCGGCATGCCCGTACTGGCACCGCGATCAGCTTACCCACGTCAAGATGGCAGTAAAGGTCTTTCTAGACTCCGTGCGTTGCCAGTCGGTGCTCGATGAGCACCTGTGCGCTGTCACCCACACGACTGCTTGCCTGGCGCGTCATGCATATCACGCGGACTCCATCTCGTTAGTCTGCGCCCTACTctgcgaggtgctgcagacgTTAATCGCGACTGGCCTGCATGTGAGGCTTCTTACGGGCAAGCAGTCGACACGCGCGATGATGAGTGCACCCACTGTGAAGGCGACGGACGTGCCGCGCGCCGCGCCTTCCCGCGGAGCACTTTTACGGCgcgccgaggaggtggagcgctgGGGCGCcgttgagcagcagcaacggcagcactcTCTCAGCATCGACCCTTTCCCGCTAgctactgcagctgctgtacAGTTCCAGTTACATCCAACTTCCCTGTCGTGGCGGTGCATGCTGGCCGCCGTGGAGGACGTttcacagcggcgctggctgGGACGTCAGGGCGTGGAGCTGTTTCCGAGCTCTCCAGAGTTGCATCTTCAGTACGTACTCGCGGTactgagcagcggcggcggcgtcgctgaggTGGTTGAGTCTTGCCTCGCAGCCTGCCGCACTCTTTCTGCTCAGGCAGCGGCCTCTGTGGTGGCAGGTCTGGACTGTGGACAGTACGCCACCAGTGTGGCACGACATGTTGCGTACTTCCTCGCTCGCGTGTTTGTGCACGTGGCGCAGACGGACACGGCGACGGCTTTGGCATTTCTGGCGCCTCTTTTGAGCTCGGATGCGGAGGCGGGCGTGGCTGCCCTTCTTCTACCGTTGGCGCGTCAGAACTTGACACTGCTGATGGTGgcactgcgccgcaccggccACCTTTACTACGCCAAgtttcttcctctcgctgccaTCTCCGACATAGCCCTGGAGCTGTCACCACCCGATGGCGCTAACCCATCGGAGAGTGGTCGCGACGCACTGTATGCATCGTTGAAGTTGGTGACGTCGTACAAGCGTGACCACTTCGATGCCCAGCTTGTGAGCTCCTgtgacgcggcgctgcagattAGCCTCCTGAGAACCTTTTCCTACCGACTGGCTTACATCGAGCGTGTTGTGGAGAAGACGGTGCCGGAGTCGCCGCTATCGCAGGCCGTTCTGTACAGCGAGTACGTCGATGCGgttgctcagcagcagtcaGTGCATGCTGCAGTACTCGTCGCCGACGCGCTCGCGCGCAACGAAGGGGCCTCGTGTACGCTGATACTGTTACTTCGAGGACGCCTCCGCATGTGGGGTGCGTCCCTCTCGCCGGACGCGCAGAACGTTGTGTTGGAGTTCTGCACAGCGAACCATCTCTCCCTCGACGAGCTCGGTGATCCGTCGCACCTCCGGGATGCCTTTCAGCAGCCTTCTTTCTCGCGCTCCTCGCCTGTTGAATGGGTGTGCGCGTACGCCCTCCACGTGATGTGGACATCGGGTGAcgaggctgctgcagagTCGGTATGGGAGAGGATGAACGCGCTGCCTGTGGAGTTGCTCATCCACGATGCAGTGGCTACCGCCTTCTGCTTTCACATTCTCCTGCAGCTCAGTGGGGAGGCTCGCAGCGCGACTCTCTTCCACCGCACCGTGCGCCGATGTCTTTCCCTATTTCTCGAAGCACACCTCCTCAGCTGGAGCGCAGTGGAGGGGTCAGCGGGGGATATGATCGGGCTGCCTCACTATCTGAGTCTCTGCATCTACCAAGATGTGCCACTGCTCTTGGGCCCCAGCACAGGAGACACGTTCGCATGGCGCTGCCTTGTCCTGGAAGTGGCTGCAAGCTTGGGTGTTCTTCATCCTCTTTTGGTGGCTGACTAGGCTTGTAGAGTGGTGAGTACGCGCATGCCCGTGCTGGCGGTGTAGCGCACGTAAAAGCGCTTCCGTCGTTGTGGCGTTAGTCAGATCCCTTTTCTTCCTAAAAGAGCGGCTCGGCGGGTGACACTCGCTCCGTCTCCCGCCACCCCTCCATCTTCTTTGCACTGCCCTACGCCGCGTGtacttgtgtgtgtacgtcAATACGTTATCGACTCGACACTCTCTTTATGGTCGAGTGCGAGGGACTGTCGCCCAGAtgcagaggtggcagcggcagccctGTGCCACGCACGTCTACCTCTTCACGTtcacgcagcacagcgcctTCGGCTCGGCCCTCATGCTCGGGCTGTCTCCGTCTGTGCCCCCTCTTTGCTCTTTGCCTGTCTTCCCACTTTGCACTGTCCTACGTTTGTTTTGTCTGCCACCCACGTGGAGGGTTCTCATCGAGCCATCTCGATGCCCTGAAAGTacgacgacgccgcttgGTCATTAGAGCACCTCTCGTGCTCGTGACctctgcgcacacactcCAGTAAAAAAGAGGTCAAGGAGGTCTTGCTGGGAAGAGCAGGGAGGACAagtggtgctgcggctccCCAGGTGGAGGGTAAGTAGGTGCACATGCAGACGCTC harbors:
- a CDS encoding hypothetical protein (TriTrypDB/GeneDB-style sysID: LpmP.23.1810), with the translated sequence MSEGAVRQLSIPASWVHTDLQKLRLRLERVAVTVQIKELEDHRRYVESQVGAVERRTSRQRFRIEQLTKELQSLTAELAPELTLLEEGHHIAEGMRNQLHYQKMISRAYSSYSGEVTGLSPTSSVGTVDLRISMVCPLSVQGLSLLPRCVANAAPPKAADVDAFLWRYAPLFQWSEEEQAVKPPFFFDEPCLMERGTDGSLSASEESGVFGAVVCRNAACPYWHRDQLTHVKMAVKVFLDSVRCQSVLDEHLCAVTHTTACLARHAYHADSISLVCALLCEVLQTLIATGLHVRLLTGKQSTRAMMSAPTVKATDVPRAAPSRGALLRRAEEVERWGAVEQQQRQHSLSIDPFPLATAAAVQFQLHPTSLSWRCMLAAVEDVSQRRWLGRQGVELFPSSPELHLQYVLAVLSSGGGVAEVVESCLAACRTLSAQAAASVVAGLDCGQYATSVARHVAYFLARVFVHVAQTDTATALAFLAPLLSSDAEAGVAALLLPLARQNLTLLMVALRRTGHLYYAKFLPLAAISDIALELSPPDGANPSESGRDALYASLKLVTSYKRDHFDAQLVSSCDAALQISLLRTFSYRLAYIERVVEKTVPESPLSQAVLYSEYVDAVAQQQSVHAAVLVADALARNEGASCTLILLLRGRLRMWGASLSPDAQNVVLEFCTANHLSLDELGDPSHLRDAFQQPSFSRSSPVEWVCAYALHVMWTSGDEAAAESVWERMNALPVELLIHDAVATAFCFHILLQLSGEARSATLFHRTVRRCLSLFLEAHLLSWSAVEGSAGDMIGLPHYLSLCIYQDVPLLLGPSTGDTFAWRCLVLEVAASLGVLHPLLVAD